A DNA window from Theobroma cacao cultivar B97-61/B2 chromosome 5, Criollo_cocoa_genome_V2, whole genome shotgun sequence contains the following coding sequences:
- the LOC18598900 gene encoding zeatin O-glucosyltransferase isoform X2 — MPNQENSVAVVMVPFPAQGHLNQLLHLSRIVLSYGIPVHYVATPTHNRQAKIRAHGWDPVAAANFHFHDCQVPPFLSPPPDPSSAIKFPSHLQPCFDACWHLRQPVTELLRMLSSQARKVIVIHDSMMGSVVQEVGSIANAESYTFHTVSAFSLFFYVWESIGKPEVNAEMPDEGDVPSLEGCFTKDFLEFIALQFQYLRDNAGIIYNTSKVIEGPYLELLEGIMRGKQHWALGPFNPVRIPGKNSSASRYFCLEWLDKQATNSVLYVSFGTTTAMDDEQIKELAIGLRKSNQKFIWVLRDADKGDVFNGEVRRPELPQGYEDSVKDTGLVVRDWAPQLEILAHPATGGFVSHCGWNSCMESITMGVPIGAWPMHSDQPRNAVLITKLLKVGIAVKDWERRDETVTAPIVEDAVKRLMASKEGDEMRKRAAEVGGAVRQSVAEGEVSQKERDSFIAHITRITGNELE, encoded by the exons ATGCCAAACCAAGAAAACTCAGTGGCTGTGGTCATGGTGCCATTCCCCGCACAAGGCCATCTCAACCAGCTGCTTCACCTCTCTCGGATCGTCCTCTCCTATGGCATCCCGGTCCATTATGTTGCTACACCCACACACAACCGCCAGGCAAAGATCCGAGCGCACGGTTGGGACCCGGTGGCCGCTGCAAATTTCCATTTCCATGACTGCCAAGTCCCTCCTTTTCTTTCCCCTCCTCCAGACCCCAGTTCAGCAATCAAGTTCCCTTCTCATCTCCAGCCCTGTTTTGATGCCTGCTGGCATCTTCGTCAGCCTGTCACTGAGTTGTTACGCATGCTTTCTTCACAAGCAAGAAAGGTCATTGTCATTCATGACTCTATGATGGGATCTGTAGTTCAAGAAGTTGGTTCAATCGCCAATGCGGAGTCCTACACTTTCCATACCGTTTCTGCTTTTAGTCTCTTCTTTTATGTATGGGAATCAATTGGGAAGCCAGAAGTTAATGCAGAAATGCCTGATGAAGGCGACGTTCCTTCTCTAGAAGGATGCTTCACCAAGGATTTCTTGGAGTTCATCGCCTTGCAATTCCAATATCTCAGAGACAATGCTGGGATCATATACAACACAAGCAAAGTGATAGAAGGTCCTTACTTGGAGTTGCTCGAAGGCATAATGAGAGGAAAGCAACATTGGGCTTTAGGGCCATTCAATCCAGTAAGAATACCTGGAAAAAACAGTTCGGCTAGCCGGTACTTCTGCTTGGAGTGGCTTGACAAACAAGCTACAAATTCTGTACTGTACGTGTCATTTGGGACAACAACCGCCATGGATGATGAGCAAATCAAGGAGCTCGCGATTGGTTTGAGGAAAAGCAACCAAAAGTTCATTTGGGTATTAAGAGATGCAGACAAAGGAGATGTTTTCAATGGAGAAGTGAGAAGACCGGAACTTCCACAAGGGTATGAAGATTCAGTGAAAGATACGGGATTGGTGGTGAGAGACTGGGCACCCCAGCTGGAGATTTTAGCGCACCCAGCCACAGGTGGCTTTGTGAGCCACTGCGGCTGGAATTCTTGCATGGAAAGTATCACCATGGGAGTACCAATAGGGGCATGGCCTATGCACTCTGATCAACCAAGAAACGCAGTGCTGATTACAAAATTGCTCAAAGTTGGCATTGCTGTCAAGGACTGGGAGCGGCGGGATGAGACAGTGACAGCACCAATAGTTGAAGATGCTGTGAAACGTTTGATGGCCTCCAAGGAAGGAGATGAGATGAGGAAGAGGGCAGCAGAAGTTGGTGGTGCCGTGCGGCAGTCGGTGGCTGAAGGTGAGGTTTCTCAGAAGGAGAGGGACTCCTTCATTGCTCATATCACTAG GATTACAGGAAATGAATTAGAATGA
- the LOC18598900 gene encoding zeatin O-glucosyltransferase isoform X3, whose amino-acid sequence MPNQENSVAVVMVPFPAQGHLNQLLHLSRIVLSYGIPVHYVATPTHNRQAKIRAHGWDPVAAANFHFHDCQVPPFLSPPPDPSSAIKFPSHLQPCFDACWHLRQPVTELLRMLSSQARKVIVIHDSMMGSVVQEVGSIANAESYTFHTVSAFSLFFYVWESIGKPEVNAEMPDEGDVPSLEGCFTKDFLEFIALQFQYLRDNAGIIYNTSKVIEGPYLELLEGIMRGKQHWALGPFNPVRIPGKNSSASRYFCLEWLDKQATNSVLYVSFGTTTAMDDEQIKELAIGLRKSNQKFIWVLRDADKGDVFNGEVRRPELPQGYEDSVKDTGLVVRDWAPQLEILAHPATGGFVSHCGWNSCMESITMGVPIGAWPMHSDQPRNAVLITKLLKVGIAVKDWERRDETVTAPIVEDAVKRLMASKEGDEMRKRAAEVGGAVRQSVAEGEVSQKERDSFIAHITRK is encoded by the exons ATGCCAAACCAAGAAAACTCAGTGGCTGTGGTCATGGTGCCATTCCCCGCACAAGGCCATCTCAACCAGCTGCTTCACCTCTCTCGGATCGTCCTCTCCTATGGCATCCCGGTCCATTATGTTGCTACACCCACACACAACCGCCAGGCAAAGATCCGAGCGCACGGTTGGGACCCGGTGGCCGCTGCAAATTTCCATTTCCATGACTGCCAAGTCCCTCCTTTTCTTTCCCCTCCTCCAGACCCCAGTTCAGCAATCAAGTTCCCTTCTCATCTCCAGCCCTGTTTTGATGCCTGCTGGCATCTTCGTCAGCCTGTCACTGAGTTGTTACGCATGCTTTCTTCACAAGCAAGAAAGGTCATTGTCATTCATGACTCTATGATGGGATCTGTAGTTCAAGAAGTTGGTTCAATCGCCAATGCGGAGTCCTACACTTTCCATACCGTTTCTGCTTTTAGTCTCTTCTTTTATGTATGGGAATCAATTGGGAAGCCAGAAGTTAATGCAGAAATGCCTGATGAAGGCGACGTTCCTTCTCTAGAAGGATGCTTCACCAAGGATTTCTTGGAGTTCATCGCCTTGCAATTCCAATATCTCAGAGACAATGCTGGGATCATATACAACACAAGCAAAGTGATAGAAGGTCCTTACTTGGAGTTGCTCGAAGGCATAATGAGAGGAAAGCAACATTGGGCTTTAGGGCCATTCAATCCAGTAAGAATACCTGGAAAAAACAGTTCGGCTAGCCGGTACTTCTGCTTGGAGTGGCTTGACAAACAAGCTACAAATTCTGTACTGTACGTGTCATTTGGGACAACAACCGCCATGGATGATGAGCAAATCAAGGAGCTCGCGATTGGTTTGAGGAAAAGCAACCAAAAGTTCATTTGGGTATTAAGAGATGCAGACAAAGGAGATGTTTTCAATGGAGAAGTGAGAAGACCGGAACTTCCACAAGGGTATGAAGATTCAGTGAAAGATACGGGATTGGTGGTGAGAGACTGGGCACCCCAGCTGGAGATTTTAGCGCACCCAGCCACAGGTGGCTTTGTGAGCCACTGCGGCTGGAATTCTTGCATGGAAAGTATCACCATGGGAGTACCAATAGGGGCATGGCCTATGCACTCTGATCAACCAAGAAACGCAGTGCTGATTACAAAATTGCTCAAAGTTGGCATTGCTGTCAAGGACTGGGAGCGGCGGGATGAGACAGTGACAGCACCAATAGTTGAAGATGCTGTGAAACGTTTGATGGCCTCCAAGGAAGGAGATGAGATGAGGAAGAGGGCAGCAGAAGTTGGTGGTGCCGTGCGGCAGTCGGTGGCTGAAGGTGAGGTTTCTCAGAAGGAGAGGGACTCCTTCATTGCTCATATCACTAG GAAATGA
- the LOC18598900 gene encoding zeatin O-glucosyltransferase isoform X1: MPNQENSVAVVMVPFPAQGHLNQLLHLSRIVLSYGIPVHYVATPTHNRQAKIRAHGWDPVAAANFHFHDCQVPPFLSPPPDPSSAIKFPSHLQPCFDACWHLRQPVTELLRMLSSQARKVIVIHDSMMGSVVQEVGSIANAESYTFHTVSAFSLFFYVWESIGKPEVNAEMPDEGDVPSLEGCFTKDFLEFIALQFQYLRDNAGIIYNTSKVIEGPYLELLEGIMRGKQHWALGPFNPVRIPGKNSSASRYFCLEWLDKQATNSVLYVSFGTTTAMDDEQIKELAIGLRKSNQKFIWVLRDADKGDVFNGEVRRPELPQGYEDSVKDTGLVVRDWAPQLEILAHPATGGFVSHCGWNSCMESITMGVPIGAWPMHSDQPRNAVLITKLLKVGIAVKDWERRDETVTAPIVEDAVKRLMASKEGDEMRKRAAEVGGAVRQSVAEGEVSQKERDSFIAHITRMQELSCCTHVC; encoded by the exons ATGCCAAACCAAGAAAACTCAGTGGCTGTGGTCATGGTGCCATTCCCCGCACAAGGCCATCTCAACCAGCTGCTTCACCTCTCTCGGATCGTCCTCTCCTATGGCATCCCGGTCCATTATGTTGCTACACCCACACACAACCGCCAGGCAAAGATCCGAGCGCACGGTTGGGACCCGGTGGCCGCTGCAAATTTCCATTTCCATGACTGCCAAGTCCCTCCTTTTCTTTCCCCTCCTCCAGACCCCAGTTCAGCAATCAAGTTCCCTTCTCATCTCCAGCCCTGTTTTGATGCCTGCTGGCATCTTCGTCAGCCTGTCACTGAGTTGTTACGCATGCTTTCTTCACAAGCAAGAAAGGTCATTGTCATTCATGACTCTATGATGGGATCTGTAGTTCAAGAAGTTGGTTCAATCGCCAATGCGGAGTCCTACACTTTCCATACCGTTTCTGCTTTTAGTCTCTTCTTTTATGTATGGGAATCAATTGGGAAGCCAGAAGTTAATGCAGAAATGCCTGATGAAGGCGACGTTCCTTCTCTAGAAGGATGCTTCACCAAGGATTTCTTGGAGTTCATCGCCTTGCAATTCCAATATCTCAGAGACAATGCTGGGATCATATACAACACAAGCAAAGTGATAGAAGGTCCTTACTTGGAGTTGCTCGAAGGCATAATGAGAGGAAAGCAACATTGGGCTTTAGGGCCATTCAATCCAGTAAGAATACCTGGAAAAAACAGTTCGGCTAGCCGGTACTTCTGCTTGGAGTGGCTTGACAAACAAGCTACAAATTCTGTACTGTACGTGTCATTTGGGACAACAACCGCCATGGATGATGAGCAAATCAAGGAGCTCGCGATTGGTTTGAGGAAAAGCAACCAAAAGTTCATTTGGGTATTAAGAGATGCAGACAAAGGAGATGTTTTCAATGGAGAAGTGAGAAGACCGGAACTTCCACAAGGGTATGAAGATTCAGTGAAAGATACGGGATTGGTGGTGAGAGACTGGGCACCCCAGCTGGAGATTTTAGCGCACCCAGCCACAGGTGGCTTTGTGAGCCACTGCGGCTGGAATTCTTGCATGGAAAGTATCACCATGGGAGTACCAATAGGGGCATGGCCTATGCACTCTGATCAACCAAGAAACGCAGTGCTGATTACAAAATTGCTCAAAGTTGGCATTGCTGTCAAGGACTGGGAGCGGCGGGATGAGACAGTGACAGCACCAATAGTTGAAGATGCTGTGAAACGTTTGATGGCCTCCAAGGAAGGAGATGAGATGAGGAAGAGGGCAGCAGAAGTTGGTGGTGCCGTGCGGCAGTCGGTGGCTGAAGGTGAGGTTTCTCAGAAGGAGAGGGACTCCTTCATTGCTCATATCACTAG AATGCAAGAGCTGAGTTGCTGCACACACGTTTGCTGA
- the LOC18598900 gene encoding zeatin O-glucosyltransferase isoform X4, translating to MPNQENSVAVVMVPFPAQGHLNQLLHLSRIVLSYGIPVHYVATPTHNRQAKIRAHGWDPVAAANFHFHDCQVPPFLSPPPDPSSAIKFPSHLQPCFDACWHLRQPVTELLRMLSSQARKVIVIHDSMMGSVVQEVGSIANAESYTFHTVSAFSLFFYVWESIGKPEVNAEMPDEGDVPSLEGCFTKDFLEFIALQFQYLRDNAGIIYNTSKVIEGPYLELLEGIMRGKQHWALGPFNPVRIPGKNSSASRYFCLEWLDKQATNSVLYVSFGTTTAMDDEQIKELAIGLRKSNQKFIWVLRDADKGDVFNGEVRRPELPQGYEDSVKDTGLVVRDWAPQLEILAHPATGGFVSHCGWNSCMESITMGVPIGAWPMHSDQPRNAVLITKLLKVGIAVKDWERRDETVTAPIVEDAVKRLMASKEGDEMRKRAAEVGGAVRQSVAEGEVSQKERDSFIAHITR from the exons ATGCCAAACCAAGAAAACTCAGTGGCTGTGGTCATGGTGCCATTCCCCGCACAAGGCCATCTCAACCAGCTGCTTCACCTCTCTCGGATCGTCCTCTCCTATGGCATCCCGGTCCATTATGTTGCTACACCCACACACAACCGCCAGGCAAAGATCCGAGCGCACGGTTGGGACCCGGTGGCCGCTGCAAATTTCCATTTCCATGACTGCCAAGTCCCTCCTTTTCTTTCCCCTCCTCCAGACCCCAGTTCAGCAATCAAGTTCCCTTCTCATCTCCAGCCCTGTTTTGATGCCTGCTGGCATCTTCGTCAGCCTGTCACTGAGTTGTTACGCATGCTTTCTTCACAAGCAAGAAAGGTCATTGTCATTCATGACTCTATGATGGGATCTGTAGTTCAAGAAGTTGGTTCAATCGCCAATGCGGAGTCCTACACTTTCCATACCGTTTCTGCTTTTAGTCTCTTCTTTTATGTATGGGAATCAATTGGGAAGCCAGAAGTTAATGCAGAAATGCCTGATGAAGGCGACGTTCCTTCTCTAGAAGGATGCTTCACCAAGGATTTCTTGGAGTTCATCGCCTTGCAATTCCAATATCTCAGAGACAATGCTGGGATCATATACAACACAAGCAAAGTGATAGAAGGTCCTTACTTGGAGTTGCTCGAAGGCATAATGAGAGGAAAGCAACATTGGGCTTTAGGGCCATTCAATCCAGTAAGAATACCTGGAAAAAACAGTTCGGCTAGCCGGTACTTCTGCTTGGAGTGGCTTGACAAACAAGCTACAAATTCTGTACTGTACGTGTCATTTGGGACAACAACCGCCATGGATGATGAGCAAATCAAGGAGCTCGCGATTGGTTTGAGGAAAAGCAACCAAAAGTTCATTTGGGTATTAAGAGATGCAGACAAAGGAGATGTTTTCAATGGAGAAGTGAGAAGACCGGAACTTCCACAAGGGTATGAAGATTCAGTGAAAGATACGGGATTGGTGGTGAGAGACTGGGCACCCCAGCTGGAGATTTTAGCGCACCCAGCCACAGGTGGCTTTGTGAGCCACTGCGGCTGGAATTCTTGCATGGAAAGTATCACCATGGGAGTACCAATAGGGGCATGGCCTATGCACTCTGATCAACCAAGAAACGCAGTGCTGATTACAAAATTGCTCAAAGTTGGCATTGCTGTCAAGGACTGGGAGCGGCGGGATGAGACAGTGACAGCACCAATAGTTGAAGATGCTGTGAAACGTTTGATGGCCTCCAAGGAAGGAGATGAGATGAGGAAGAGGGCAGCAGAAGTTGGTGGTGCCGTGCGGCAGTCGGTGGCTGAAGGTGAGGTTTCTCAGAAGGAGAGGGACTCCTTCATTGCTCATATCACTAG ATAG